A stretch of the Aspergillus puulaauensis MK2 DNA, chromosome 6, nearly complete sequence genome encodes the following:
- a CDS encoding uncharacterized protein (COG:F;~EggNog:ENOG410PKNJ;~InterPro:IPR035994;~go_function: GO:0003824 - catalytic activity [Evidence IEA];~go_process: GO:0009116 - nucleoside metabolic process [Evidence IEA]): MQRTQKCPPHGKFTVGWIAALQSEYLAAKLVLDLEHSDPIFDHSKGDINAYTFGRIGEHDVVIATLPSGIYGTHPAAAVLNGLKSSFPLLQFVLMVGVAGGAPTAKNDVRLGDVVVGTKMIPYSVNKRYSEGPQFNGVPIMSGSKLLSATHKVRAKIAEDRLDLESLISEKFVKTE; the protein is encoded by the coding sequence ATGCAAAGGACACAGAAATGCCCCCCGCATGGGAAATTCACGGTTGGTTGGATCGCAGCGCTTCAGAGCGAGTACCTGGCCGCTAAACTAGTGCTTGATCTTGAACATAGTGATCCTATCTTTGATCACTCGAAAGGGGATATCAACGCCTACACCTTCGGCCGTATCGGGGAACACGATGTGGTGATAGCTACACTCCCTAGCGGAATATATGGCACACACCCGGCCGCAGCTGTCTTGAATGGCTTGAAAAGTAGCTTCCCATTGCTGCAGTTTGTGCTCATGGTCGGTGTTGCAGGAGGAGCGCCAACAGCGAAGAATGATGTGCGCCTGGGCGACGTGGTCGTGGGAACCAAAATGATCCCCTATTCAGTTAATAAGAGATATTCTGAAGGACCACAGTTTAACGGAGTTCCTATTATGTCGGGGTCTAAGCTTTTGTCAGCTACACACAAAGTTCGAGCAAAGATCGCAGAGGACCGCTTGGATCTGGAAAGCCTCATCTCGGAGAAATTCGTGAAAACAGAGTGA
- a CDS encoding uncharacterized protein (COG:S;~EggNog:ENOG410PTCS;~InterPro:IPR018871,IPR037524;~PFAM:PF10528,PF07691;~SECRETED:SignalP(1-18)): protein MAFRLSLAGLLLVQYTCALHSPQGTYTPTTTTTPRPTPRPCKNEGLQWAYYHFGEGDVIPFNTNGSNYNIDVSALKHTHPNTTGTTVYANVNSTGASTPIDIYGHQETPDFFALNHRGYIYANTTGTYAVTLIEVDDVAYFWYNATAYAGWNVTNADIYAHFDTADSLHIELVAGQYLPIRLVYANAQGAASLPFSITAPDGSVILGPNSTASPSIVQYSCDTVTAPKFPPFGYEL, encoded by the coding sequence ATGGCCTTCCGTCTTAGTCTCGCAGGTCTCCTGCTTGTCCAGTATACCTGCGCTTTACACAGCCCCCAAGGGACATACacaccaacaaccacaaccacgCCACGTCCAACTCCACGACCATGTAAGAATGAAGGACTGCAGTGGGCATACTACCACTTTGGCGAAGGAGATGTCATCCCATTCAACACCAACGGATCTAACTATAACATCGACGTCAGCGCTCTCAAACATACCCATCCCAATACCACTGGAACAACAGTGTATGCCAACGTGAATAGCACCGGGGCCAGTACACCAATCGACATATACGGCCATCAAGAGACTCCCGACTTCTTCGCTCTCAACCATCGCGGCTATATATACGCCAATACAACCGGCACCTACGCCGTTACTCTCAtcgaggtggatgatgttgcCTACTTCTGGTACAATGCAACCGCGTACGCAGGATGGAATGTAACCAATGCCGATATCTACGCTCATTTCGATACCGCCGATAGTCTGCATATTGAACTTGTGGCCGGACAATACCTTCCTATTCGCCTCGTCTATGCAAATGCACAGGGAGCTGCAAGCCTGCCTTTCTCGATCACAGCACCAGATGGCTCGGTTATTCTGGGCCCTAACTCCACAGCTTCACCTTCTATTGTGCAATACTCTTGCGATACGGTTACAGCTCCAAAGTTCCCGCCGTTTGGCTATGAGCTCTGA
- a CDS encoding uncharacterized protein (COG:M;~EggNog:ENOG410PF7T;~InterPro:IPR035994;~TransMembrane:1 (o30-49i);~go_function: GO:0003824 - catalytic activity [Evidence IEA];~go_process: GO:0009116 - nucleoside metabolic process [Evidence IEA]), which yields MESAGLMAGFPCLPIRGICDYSDSHKNKQWQGYAAAIAAVFALSLILTAPYEDSQATGNDINTEALRQHIDLVVQTVM from the coding sequence ATGGAATCTGCTGGGCTGATGGCTGGGTTTCCCTGTCTTCCGATTCGAGGCATCTGCGACTACTCCGACTCACACAAAAACAAGCAATGGCAAGGATACGCTGCTGCTATTGCTGCTGTCTTTGCACTGAGCCTGATCCTCACAGCTCCGTACGAAGACTCGCAGGCTACGGGCAATGATATTAATACTGAGGCTTTGCGCCAACACATTGATCTTGTTGTCCAGACTGTCATGTGA
- a CDS encoding uncharacterized protein (COG:S;~EggNog:ENOG410PMRM;~InterPro:IPR006094,IPR036318,IPR016166,IPR012951;~PFAM:PF08031,PF01565;~SECRETED:SignalP(1-18);~go_function: GO:0016491 - oxidoreductase activity [Evidence IEA];~go_function: GO:0050660 - flavin adenine dinucleotide binding [Evidence IEA];~go_function: GO:0071949 - FAD binding [Evidence IEA];~go_process: GO:0055114 - oxidation-reduction process [Evidence IEA]), translating to MRVSLLGFGLFCILTVQALLTPDINEGAISCRCTPDLPCWPTDGDWEALNSTIDGNLLALKPLAYPCHSSHFNAAECTYIQSNAHNSSYRALQPGAMQYENWGSSPERDEQCYAASPQSVPCGQGRIPLFSAAVRTARDIQAAVKFAARHNVKLVIRNTGHDFLGRSTAPSFLQIFTGNMKGIELTDSFVPAVPAGTAPPRGVRAVTVDAGVQLGELYAYLGSKGVMVVGGFSSTVGMAGGYIQGGGHSAMGWLHGMASDNALEFQVVLADGSFVFANAYQNADLFFALRGGGGGSFGVVVRVTVNAYPDHPAIAVRTNYTLPASSTRFWDGVETVHNHLLELNDNGGTGYYMITPRSIPSVKSSTFELFIVFINQTDRSIPEKLIRPVISDLEKATGVTPSVNVFPFPTVSGMFSAVLPKNETTGIFSQLGSRLLSRSLLAKQDGPAQISSALSRLDLSPGEYIQGTVVAGGKVARNKHIRSGLNLAWREAAIHVLFTKRWDADTTFAQQAEITADITDNKVAILRSLEPDTMGAYVNEADANEVDFQKSFWGENYEDLYRIKKQRDPTGLFITRKGVGSEDWDDDGLCRI from the exons ATGAGGGTGTCTTTGCTTGGTTTCGGTTTATTTTGCATTTTGACAGTTCAGGCTCTTCTAACCCCGGACATTAATGAAGGAGCCATATCTTGTCGCTGCACCCCTGATCTACCATGCTGGCCAACGGACGGTGACTGGGAAGCCCTCAATTCCACGATAGACGGGAATCTCCTCGCACTGAAACCACTGGCATATCCTTGCCATTCATCACATTTCAATGCAGCAGAGTGTACCTACATTCAATCCAATGCGCACAACTCAAGTTATCGTGCGTTACAGCCAGGGGCCATGCAGTACGAAAACTGGGGTTCATCCCCTGAGCGAGACGAACAATGTTACGCTGCAAGTCCTCAGTCTGTACCATGCGGCCAGGGTAGAATCCCCCTGTTCTCCGCCGCAGTGAGGACAGCGCGGGATATACAGGCAGCGGTGAAGTTTGCCGCGAGGCATAATGTCAAACTCGTCATTAGGAATACAGGCCATGATTTCCTGGGAAGGTCAACTGCGCCTAGCTTTTTGCAGATTTTCACGGGGAATATGAAAGGAATTGAGCTGACGGATAGCTTTGTCCCTGCTGTTCCGGCTGGGACTGCCCCGCCGAGAGGGGTGCGGGCGGTTACTGTCGACGCTGGGGTTCAGTTGGGGGAACTATACGCGTATTTGGGTTCCAAGGGCGTCATGGTGGTTGGGGGGTTCTCGAGCACTGTTGGCATGGCCGGGGGGTATATCCAAGGGGGAGGCCACTCGGCCATGGGGTGGCTTCATGGCATGGCGAGCGACAATGCGCTGGAGTTTCAGGTTGTTCTTGCAGAT GGCTCATTTGTGTTTGCAAATGCATATCAAAACGCCGACCTGTTCTTCGCCTTgcgagggggaggagggggatcaTTCGGCGTCGTTGTAAGAGTGACAGTAAACGCATACCCTGACCACCCAGCCATCGCCGTGAGAACAAACTACACATTACCAGCATCTAGCACTCGATTCTGGGATGGCGTGGAAACGGTCCACAACCACCTGCTGGAGCTGAATGACAATGGCGGTACTGGGTATTATATGATTACGCCGAGAAGCATTCCGTCCGTGAAGAGTTCGACATTCGAGCTTTTCATCGTGTTTATCAACCAGACTGATCGCAGTATCCCCGAGAAACTCATCCGTCCAGTGATATCTGACTTGGAAAAGGCAACTGGGGTAACACCATCCGTCAAcgtctttccctttcccacAGTGTCAGGCATGTTCTCCGCTGTCCTTCCAAAAAATGAAACCACCGGAATATTCAGCCAACTGGGCTCGCGGCTTCTATCTCGCTCCTTACTTGCAAAACAGGACGGCCCTGCCCAGATATCAAGCGCCCTCTCTCGTCTCGACCTTAGTCCAGGAGAATATATCCAAGGGACTGTAGTCGCCGGCGGCAAAGTCGCCAGAAACAAGCACATCCGCAGCGGCCTGAATCTGGCTTGGAGAGAGGCCGCCATCCATGTCCTTTTCACGAAGCGCTGGGATGCAGATACAACCTTTGCCCAGCAGGCTGAGATTACGGCGGACATTACGGATAATAAAGTGGCCATTCTTCGGTCCCTTGAGCCGGATACTATGGGTGCATATGTGAATGAAGCGGACGCCAACGAGGTAGACTTTCAGAAATCATTCTGGGGCGAGAATTACGAGGATCTGTATAGGATAAAGAAGCAACGGGACCCCACTGGCTTGTTTATTACGCGGAAGGGCGTGGGGAGCGAGGATTGGGACGATGATGGACTGTGCCGGATTTAG
- a CDS encoding uncharacterized protein (COG:S;~EggNog:ENOG410PQCI;~SECRETED:SignalP(1-24)), which yields MVNIRRTWLSSSLALALFAQQGLSLVFEDTEAPDAVETLLQAGAQSNDDAAFSIFDRLSRDSYYWSGSQNGHKALANLTVDVGDEEANIVSMEKFRHLLESVECTDNGMVVEFKDTRSFGYTQRGWQWVNDDDDRNLILVTGRQHCGWNTHRVPFVVSSIVFDKPSLRAKLSGVPSEWKKLFRNYELTLGNVPESSISKREWDSEASLSFNHNIPLEKSIPIPGSDLSVDISCEGCKTEGSFDFGVHIKTSYGTPESASLTLSPNGVSASFTPRLGLSGNMTNEISDEVELVKIPVDGISIPGGILDLGPEIVFSFGYQIGPVKGSAGITSGVTLSLADSAELEIDFLDPDISAGGWTPQVETLPVKLDAKIEAGAEVYTKAEVQFAASILDYGYEAGVNLRPYLGATISASTDKGVGVDVNLGAGLGANIQAGGAKACVAPKAGVSLNVDVAKSDTPEDPMVEKTVAVCRPTLRLANGIPMLQFRPNRLDRVGLANVKQSGFHLFNRIYTHAFNYTIYAHSFNYTVYLATPLHDLVLDTAFIVCYAKPVSPLPQT from the exons ATGGTGAATATCCGGCGAACCTGGCTGTCTTCCAgcctggccctggccctTTTCGCTCAGCAAGGCTTGTCCCTGGTTTTTGAAGACACAGAAGCCCCCGATGCCGTCGAGACCCTTCTCCAGGCAGGAGCGCAGTCAAACGACGATGCTGCCTTTTCGATTTTCGATCGGCTGAGCAGAGACTCCTACTATTGGAGCG GTTCCCAGAATGGCCACAAGGCGCTGGCAAACCTCACCGTCGACGtcggcgacgaagaagcgaATATCGTCTCAATGGAGAAATTCCGGCATCTGCTAGAGTCCGTCGAGTGTACCGATAATGGGATGGTCGTGGAATTCAAAGACACGCGTTCGTTCGGATACACACAGCGTGGATGGCAATGGGtcaacgacgatgatgaccgAAACTTGATTCTGGTCACCGGTAGGCAGCACTGTGGCTGGAACACTCATAGGGTGCCATTTGTCGTCTCATCAATTGTGTTCGACAAGCCGTCACTCAGGGCGAAGCTCAGCGGCGTACCGTCGGAATGGAAGAAGCTCTTTCGTAACTACGAGCTCACGTTGGGCAATGTCCCAGAATCGTCTATCAGCAAGCGAGAATGGGACTCTGAGGCTTCTTTGAGCTTCAACCACAACATACCCCTCGAGAAGTCGATACCTATTCCAGGTAGTGATCTCTCTGTGGATATCTCATGTGAGGGTTGTAAGACAGAGGGATCCTTCGATTTCGGTGTCCACATCAAGACCAGCTATGGAACCCCCGAGTCCGCTTCGTTAACGCTCTCGCCCAACGGCGTCTCTGCAAGCTTCACGCCCCGGCTTGGACTCAGTGGGAACATGACCAATGAGATATCCGACGAGGTCGAGCTCGTCAAGATCCCTGTCGATGGTATCTCAATTCCAGGTGGTATTCTTGACCTTGGCCCGGAAATCGTCTTTAGTTTCGGATATCAAATCGGCCCTGTCAAGGGCTCGGCTGGTATAACTTCCGGCGTGACTCTCAGCCTTGCAGACTCTGCCGAGCTTGAGATTGACTTCCTGGATCCGGATATTTCCGCTGGTGGATGGACTCCCCAGGTTGAAACTCTCCCCGTGAAGCTCGACGCTAAGATTgaggctggggctgaggTTTACACCAAGGCTGAGGTGCAATTCGCTGCGTCGATCCTTG ACTACGGCTATGAAGCTGGTGTCAATCTGCGGCCGTACCTCGGAGCCACTATATCGGCCTCTACTG ACAAGGGGGTGGGAGTCGATGTGAATCTGGGCGCGGGTCTTGGAGCTAATATCCAGGCCGGTG GTGCCAAAGCCTGCGTGGCCCCGAAGGCTGGGGTCAGTCTCAACGTCGACGTTGCAAAGTCTGATACACCCGAGGACCCAATGGTGGAGAAGACAGTTGCGGTATGTCGACCAACTCTGCGACT CGCCAATGGAATCCCAATGCTTCAATTTCGGCCCAACCGGCTCGATAGGGTTGGGCTCGCCAACGTCAAGCAGAGTGGCTTCCACCTCTTCAATCGCATATACACACACGCCTTCAACTACACCATATACGCGCACTCCTTCAACTACACCGTATACCTCGCCACACCCCTCCacgacctcgtcctcgacacCGCATTCATCGTCTGCTACGCTAAGCCCGTATCACCACTACCGCAGACATAA
- a CDS encoding antibiotic biosynthesis monooxygenase family protein (InterPro:IPR011008,IPR007138;~PFAM:PF03992), producing MAPIHKAIDKSTTFMEMLATNPPVAPVVLLNVISIPEEADKKSFLDTWARSAEVLKRAPGYISTQLHHAIGDGNFIVNYAVWRNNVDLKNALTLPDFVHVCEGFPEGTEFRAAVLQKSEIDGICVGVPTE from the coding sequence ATGGCGCCTATTCATAAAGCTATCGATAAGTCGACCACCTTCATGGAGATGCTTGCAACCAATCCTCCCGTCGCGCCTGTTGTGCTTCTCAATGTTATCTCGATCCCCGAAGAAGCCGACAAGAAGTCCTTCCTAGACACTTGGGCCCGTTCTGCCGAAGTTCTCAAGAGGGCCCCTGGTTATATATCGACCCAACTCCATCACGCTATTGGAGACGGCAACTTTATTGTCAACTACGCCGTCTGGAGGAACAATGTTGATTTGAAGAATGCTTTGACATTGCCTGATTTTGTCCACGTCTGCGAAGGTTTTCCGGAGGGGACCGAGTTCCGTGCAGCCGTCTTGCAGAAATCTGAGATTGACGGTATTTGTGTGGGTGTGCCGACTGAATAA